In the Telopea speciosissima isolate NSW1024214 ecotype Mountain lineage chromosome 2, Tspe_v1, whole genome shotgun sequence genome, one interval contains:
- the LOC122649673 gene encoding cyclin-dependent kinase D-1-like: MIYLPDYVEYQFVPAPPLHSLFPMASDDTLDLLSKMFNYDPKARISVQQALEHRYFSSIPAPTKPALLPRPAHKGESKPSDYNPHDGPIVLSPLRKSRRVMVQREGLDGNTYQTDKVDYHANEATDGISGRSETMPMSIDFSVFGSRPPPRPTLNSADRTHLKRKLDLEFPTS; this comes from the exons ATGATTTACCTTCCAGATTATGTAGAATACCAATTTGTTCCTGCTCCTCCATTGCACTCATTGTTTCCAATGGCAAGTGACGATACTCTAGATCTATTATCAAAGATGTTCAACTATGACCCAAAAGCAAGAATTTCTGTTCAGCAGGCATTGGAGCACAG GTATTTTTCATCTATACCTGCACCAACAAAACCAGCTCTGCTTCCACGGCCTGCCCATAAGGGAGAATCTAAGCCTTCAGATTATAATCCACATGATGGTCCAATTGTCTTATCTCCCCTGAGAAAGTCAAGGAGAGTCATGGTCCAACGTGAGGGGCTTGAtggaaatacatatcaaactgATAAAGTTGATTACCATGCAAATGAAGCAACAGACGGGATTTCAGGAAGGAGTGAAACTATGCCAATGTCGATAGATTTTTCTGTGTTTGGATCAAGACCTCCTCCCAGACCAACACTGAACAG TGCTGATAGAACGcatttaaagagaaaattagaTCTTGAATTTCCTACATCCTGA